One genomic window of Thermithiobacillus plumbiphilus includes the following:
- a CDS encoding Rne/Rng family ribonuclease — translation MKRMLINATHPEEVRVALVDGQKLVDLDIESASKEQKKSNVYKGVVTRVEPSLEAAFVDYGAERHGFLPFKEISREYFHAGHGGDDNGGGRKLRIQDVIREGQQLIVQVEKEERGSKGAALTTFISLAGRYLVLMPNNPKAGGVSRRIEGEDRQHIREVLAQLHIPENMGVIARTAGIGKNSDDLQNDLNYLVSVWTAIRDSSQTRGAPFLIYQEGNVVVRAIRDYFSEDIGEILIDSQSAHDAASQFMGSIMPQMIKRIRLYQDSIPLFSRFQIEHQIESAFSREVRLESGGAIVIDHTEALVSIDINSGRATKGQDIEETAFRTNLEAAEEIARQVRLRDLGGLIVIDFIDMGPAKNQREVENRLKEALKLDKARVQLGRISKFGLMEMSRQRLRPSLEESSHQPCPRCNGTGQIRGVESSALHILRIIQEEAIKERTGQVQVQVPIEVATYLINEKRAEIVDIEIKTGIKLLLLPSAELVTPHYQLNRLRVQEMTQGQLPSYQIIQQESLPAEAVPLRAVKVHEGPAVRPGDLAPRAPLPAREDTPPSASEPAPAAPALTMLAKPVGLLKRLMNALLRRHDPDLPTEAAAPTQLLAEPVPAPDLTQDIPASSPRPRLLENRGPRPDRQAPQAGAQYAQKQEKRDTEDKDAGLQPRASASAESATETSEPSERSGSRRNRRGGRRGRGGKGEVGAGQELSPATQDKVSEALPEAKAHPRQRHQATPVAEMAAVEISQEGRGMAVDQPAPARNKAAVQRNRMKPAPGDWHDLELQVETDRDETHVPAAMDAGEHQELAGLPSTLESAPSSEAQEGSEIHPGSTERALETGVEQPDIRSSDVNAPPVQPQSRQQAEIPDAPGLKQDSVTTASEPNFEAEQPEETVPQETKAEETKPETTPARALQRTHYARRRPLAARVGMPAVTQEAVDSAPEKPDIGASAGRDPISEDQATEEDKMPEDQNPD, via the coding sequence ATGAAGCGCATGTTGATCAATGCCACGCATCCGGAAGAGGTGCGTGTTGCCTTGGTGGATGGCCAGAAGCTGGTAGACCTTGATATCGAGTCAGCCTCCAAGGAGCAAAAAAAGAGCAACGTTTACAAGGGGGTAGTGACGCGGGTCGAACCCAGTCTCGAAGCGGCCTTCGTCGACTATGGCGCGGAGCGCCATGGCTTTCTGCCTTTCAAGGAGATTTCCCGGGAGTATTTCCATGCTGGGCATGGTGGCGATGACAATGGCGGCGGGCGCAAGCTGCGCATTCAGGATGTCATCCGGGAAGGGCAGCAACTCATCGTTCAGGTCGAGAAGGAGGAACGTGGCAGCAAAGGTGCGGCGCTGACCACCTTCATCAGCCTGGCCGGCCGCTATCTCGTGCTCATGCCGAACAACCCCAAGGCGGGTGGCGTTTCGCGGCGCATCGAGGGCGAGGACCGGCAGCATATCCGTGAGGTGCTGGCGCAACTGCACATACCCGAGAACATGGGGGTGATTGCCAGAACCGCCGGGATCGGCAAGAACAGTGACGACCTGCAGAATGACCTGAATTATCTGGTCAGCGTCTGGACCGCCATCCGCGACTCTTCCCAGACCCGCGGGGCGCCTTTTCTGATCTATCAGGAAGGAAATGTCGTGGTGCGGGCCATCCGCGACTATTTTTCCGAGGACATTGGCGAAATCCTCATCGATTCGCAGTCTGCCCATGATGCGGCCTCCCAGTTCATGGGCTCGATCATGCCGCAGATGATCAAGCGCATCCGCCTGTACCAGGATAGCATTCCCCTCTTCTCCCGATTCCAGATCGAGCATCAGATCGAATCTGCCTTCTCCCGTGAGGTCCGGCTCGAGTCCGGTGGCGCCATCGTCATCGATCATACGGAGGCCCTGGTCTCCATCGATATCAACTCCGGTCGTGCCACCAAGGGCCAGGATATCGAGGAAACCGCGTTCAGGACCAATCTCGAAGCGGCCGAGGAGATCGCGCGCCAGGTACGCCTGCGCGACCTGGGTGGTCTGATCGTCATCGATTTCATCGACATGGGTCCTGCCAAGAACCAGCGCGAGGTCGAAAATCGCCTCAAGGAGGCATTGAAGCTGGACAAGGCCCGGGTACAGCTTGGGAGGATCTCCAAGTTCGGCCTGATGGAGATGTCCCGCCAGCGTCTGCGCCCGAGCCTGGAGGAATCCAGTCATCAGCCCTGCCCGCGCTGTAACGGCACTGGCCAGATTCGCGGCGTGGAATCGAGCGCCCTGCATATCCTACGCATCATTCAGGAAGAGGCAATCAAGGAGCGTACCGGCCAGGTTCAGGTCCAGGTGCCGATCGAGGTCGCCACTTACCTGATCAACGAGAAACGTGCTGAAATCGTCGATATCGAGATCAAGACCGGCATCAAACTGCTGCTCCTGCCGAGTGCGGAGCTGGTCACGCCGCACTACCAGCTCAATCGCCTGCGCGTGCAGGAAATGACCCAGGGCCAGTTGCCGAGCTATCAGATCATTCAGCAGGAAAGCCTGCCGGCCGAGGCAGTGCCTTTGCGGGCGGTCAAGGTTCACGAAGGGCCTGCGGTCCGGCCCGGCGATCTTGCTCCCCGGGCTCCTCTGCCTGCACGCGAGGACACCCCACCGAGCGCATCTGAACCGGCACCGGCAGCACCGGCGTTGACCATGCTTGCCAAGCCCGTGGGTCTCCTGAAACGTCTCATGAACGCGCTGCTACGCCGCCATGATCCGGACCTGCCGACAGAAGCTGCCGCGCCAACGCAGCTGCTTGCAGAGCCGGTGCCCGCGCCCGACCTGACGCAAGACATTCCAGCCTCGAGTCCGCGTCCGCGCCTGCTGGAAAACAGGGGCCCACGTCCGGACCGCCAAGCGCCGCAGGCTGGCGCGCAATATGCTCAGAAGCAGGAAAAGCGGGATACCGAAGATAAAGATGCCGGCCTGCAACCCAGAGCAAGTGCTTCTGCCGAAAGTGCTACAGAAACCAGCGAACCGTCCGAGCGTAGCGGATCACGTCGCAATCGCCGGGGGGGGCGGCGCGGCCGGGGTGGCAAGGGCGAAGTGGGTGCTGGCCAGGAATTGTCACCTGCGACCCAGGACAAGGTCTCTGAAGCGCTGCCTGAGGCCAAGGCGCATCCGCGCCAGCGGCATCAAGCGACTCCTGTGGCAGAGATGGCTGCAGTGGAGATTTCCCAGGAGGGTCGTGGAATGGCGGTTGATCAGCCTGCCCCTGCCCGGAACAAGGCCGCCGTCCAGCGTAATCGTATGAAGCCGGCCCCGGGAGATTGGCATGATCTGGAGCTGCAGGTGGAGACAGACCGGGATGAAACGCATGTCCCGGCTGCTATGGATGCTGGCGAGCACCAGGAGCTGGCGGGGCTGCCGTCTACCCTGGAATCTGCTCCCTCGTCTGAAGCTCAGGAGGGTTCAGAGATACACCCCGGTTCCACTGAACGAGCCCTGGAGACAGGGGTGGAGCAGCCCGATATCCGGAGTTCTGATGTAAATGCCCCGCCAGTACAGCCTCAGTCGCGGCAACAGGCGGAAATCCCGGATGCCCCAGGTCTGAAGCAGGATAGCGTCACGACTGCCAGCGAACCGAACTTCGAGGCTGAACAACCCGAAGAAACAGTGCCCCAGGAAACAAAGGCCGAGGAAACTAAACCCGAAACAACCCCTGCCAGGGCATTGCAGCGGACGCATTACGCACGCCGTCGCCCGCTCGCTGCAAGGGTGGGAATGCCTGCAGTGACGCAGGAAGCCGTCGATAGCGCACCGGAAAAGCCTGACATTGGGGCCAGTGCAGGCAGGGACCCCATATCTGAGGATCAGGCGACCGAAGAAGACAAGATGCCTGAAGATCAGAACCCCGACTGA